A single Roseinatronobacter monicus DNA region contains:
- a CDS encoding 2-isopropylmalate synthase, translated as MSSGNDVTRALVLAMGLGLALPAFAQTDGLMTRQYEDGGIYEGEFRDGLQHGEGTYRLPNGFEYTGEWVDGEISGTGIARYPSGAIYEGTFAAGRPHGTGKMTFADGSTYEGAWIEGRIEGEGERRFANDSVFVGSFVDGQPHGEGVLTRPDGYRYEGGWVEGLREGTGRITYVDETVYEGEMLADQRHGMGVLTNPDGLRYEGEWREGQLHGEGELRQVNGDVYTGTFRAGLRDGAGQVTQADGLVFEGTFVSDMREGEGRLSGPDGYLYEGTWVAGQIEGEGRLEQPDGSVYVGQFRAGLPDGTGEITYADGATYEGEWREGQFHGEGRAVFADGSVYEGGFVQGLSEGQGVMTFADGRVYTGDFAGGELHGEGEMTYPDGSVYQGQFTEGARQGQGRIELADGFVYEGEWSGGQITGEGIATYATGDVYEGEFLDGQRSGRGVLRYATGEVLSGDWEDGQMTVRDGD; from the coding sequence ATGTCCTCAGGCAATGATGTAACACGTGCGCTTGTTCTTGCGATGGGGTTGGGCCTTGCGCTGCCTGCCTTTGCACAAACTGACGGGCTTATGACCCGTCAGTATGAGGATGGCGGCATCTATGAAGGTGAATTCCGCGACGGGTTGCAGCATGGCGAGGGCACATATCGTTTGCCCAATGGCTTTGAATACACTGGCGAATGGGTCGATGGCGAGATCAGTGGCACAGGCATTGCGCGCTACCCCTCCGGCGCGATCTATGAGGGGACGTTTGCCGCAGGCAGGCCGCATGGCACTGGAAAGATGACCTTTGCGGATGGGTCCACCTATGAAGGGGCATGGATCGAAGGGCGCATCGAGGGCGAGGGCGAGCGGCGCTTTGCCAATGACTCGGTCTTTGTTGGCAGCTTTGTCGATGGCCAGCCCCATGGCGAGGGCGTTCTGACCCGACCAGACGGCTACCGCTATGAGGGCGGCTGGGTTGAGGGGCTGCGCGAAGGAACCGGGCGCATCACATATGTTGATGAGACCGTCTATGAAGGCGAGATGCTTGCAGACCAACGCCACGGCATGGGGGTGCTGACCAACCCTGACGGCTTGCGCTATGAAGGTGAGTGGCGCGAGGGGCAGTTGCACGGTGAAGGCGAGTTGCGTCAGGTCAATGGCGATGTCTATACCGGCACGTTCCGCGCTGGGCTGCGCGATGGTGCCGGTCAGGTCACGCAAGCTGATGGTCTGGTATTTGAGGGCACATTTGTCAGTGACATGCGCGAAGGTGAAGGGCGTCTGAGCGGGCCGGACGGATATCTGTATGAGGGCACATGGGTTGCCGGTCAGATCGAGGGCGAGGGCCGTTTGGAACAGCCCGACGGTTCGGTCTATGTCGGGCAATTCCGGGCAGGCCTGCCAGATGGCACCGGCGAGATCACCTATGCCGACGGCGCCACCTATGAGGGCGAATGGCGCGAAGGCCAGTTTCACGGCGAAGGGCGCGCGGTTTTTGCTGACGGGTCAGTCTATGAGGGCGGCTTTGTTCAAGGGCTGTCCGAAGGGCAGGGCGTCATGACTTTTGCAGATGGGCGCGTCTATACTGGCGATTTCGCAGGGGGTGAATTGCACGGTGAGGGTGAAATGACCTACCCCGACGGGTCGGTCTATCAGGGCCAGTTTACCGAAGGCGCGCGCCAAGGGCAGGGCCGGATCGAGTTGGCAGACGGGTTTGTCTATGAGGGCGAATGGTCCGGCGGTCAGATTACCGGCGAAGGCATTGCCACCTATGCGACTGGCGATGTCTATGAAGGCGAGTTTCTGGATGGCCAGCGCAGTGGCCGCGGCGTGCTGCGTTACGCCACTGGCGAGGTGTTGTCCGGCGATTGGGAAGACGGGCAAATGACAGTGCGCGATGGAGACTGA
- a CDS encoding DUF2256 domain-containing protein: protein MPKMRRKSELAEKVCAACGRPFTWRKKWAHVWDEVRYCSDRCRTEGRRARPKD from the coding sequence ATGCCCAAGATGCGCCGCAAATCCGAGCTTGCCGAAAAGGTATGCGCCGCGTGTGGCCGCCCGTTTACGTGGCGCAAGAAATGGGCGCACGTCTGGGACGAGGTGCGTTATTGCTCTGACAGGTGCCGCACTGAAGGGCGGCGAGCGCGCCCAAAGGACTAG